The genomic window GCCAACCACAACGACATTTTCGCGCTGGGGCTGACGGAGTACATGGCGGCGATCCGGGCTTTCACCGAGGGTCTCAAAGCCCGTTGAGAAAGGCGGGGAAAGTCTTTCCGGGCCGGCTTATTCCCGGACGCGCGGATTGTTTTTTCTTGACGGGCCATTTCATCGTCAATAAGATCGAAGCTGCCTGAATTGACATACCATCTACAAGACTACTTTCTTGGTCTTCCACGGGAGAATGTACACATACGGCGGTTATTCCGGCCTTCGGCACATCCGCGGTCAAGCCCGGCCGCGCGGGACGAAACCGCCTTTCGCTCGAGAGGTTTGCATGGTCCAGGCCGGAGACAAAAGCAATGTGAAATCAAAGAATCAGGAGGCTTACAGGGCCATCAAGGAAATGATCCTGGAGCGGCATCTCTTTCCCGGACAGAAGCTCGTTTACAGAGATCTGGAACAACGCCTCGGCATGAGCAAGACGCCGATCATCAACGGCCTGATGATGCTCGAAAACGAACATCTCGTTGTGTCTGAAAAGAATCGCGGTTATCACATTCGCTACGTCAACCGCCGGGAAGCCGAATACATTTACGATCTCAGGGAAAAACTGGAAGACATCGCCATCGAATATGCAATCGCCAATCACGACAAGAGAGATCTTGCCCTTCTCAAGAGAAAGCTGGTTGCCTACCGTAAATATCGCAACGACACATTCAATCAGAAGAGGCTGGCCCTCGACGTCGACTTCCACGTTCAGATCGCCGGTATGGGCAAGAATCCCTTTTTCGTCCAAATGGTCAGG from Syntrophobacter fumaroxidans MPOB includes these protein-coding regions:
- a CDS encoding GntR family transcriptional regulator, which produces MKSKNQEAYRAIKEMILERHLFPGQKLVYRDLEQRLGMSKTPIINGLMMLENEHLVVSEKNRGYHIRYVNRREAEYIYDLREKLEDIAIEYAIANHDKRDLALLKRKLVAYRKYRNDTFNQKRLALDVDFHVQIAGMGKNPFFVQMVRQYYESVHFMFKAVFLTPSPDRFDRFKDEHERLYGAIKSKDLEAARRIGREHIRGARELLIKLIPE